The Sebastes fasciatus isolate fSebFas1 chromosome 4, fSebFas1.pri, whole genome shotgun sequence genome window below encodes:
- the rfx7b gene encoding DNA-binding protein RFX7 isoform X1 → MAEDQQQPGLKPAASGLGSLPALVPGLQGPEANALQFKIKNSICKSVQSKVDSILQDVEKFTDIEKLYLYLKLPSGPSSGNDKRTENERGSSTPGLCDQSSMSSSRTQQMYAFNWIRNHLEEHPETSLPKQEVYDEYKSYCDNLGYNPLSAADFGKIMKNVFPNMKARRLGMRGKSKYCYSGLRKKAFVHMPSLPNLDLQKSGDGCELMESTGQSPSAEDEMRSAACGLVCEWAQKVLSRQFDNVEDLARFLLNSHYIGTKSMAALTVMTGTPTGMKTPTPASAFVPTAEANSFQPQVKTLPSPSVDAKQQLQRKIQKKQQEQKLHSPLPSEAQVKRTEVSTPGPTIPCGSPAMLSSQPTIGIVVAAVPSPVTVQRGRQLMTSPSPVGTAEGKVMPVNFQVVTQSLKQSPKHPQNISASPVGDRMARHGTRYAQILPKPSATSAITLRSPPTLLITNSPIKTVMPTPHVSSVNVVKMTAIALAPSSTSTTVRPASAGVNTIATLDDSQQPHSFAPQSSAIRPICTPVLFTDARAMSEAGHDSNSAHGTDRTAVGAKEERMAKFRAASEPSFLIKCSPGPDRGARIKCDPTSHFTSVAGTQDSNNSNCHDGTLYLTVDNQNSNGNTSSNGSSAVTSTSKDPCLDAKSPRKRTGPGGESHVIPVKRVFISQQPLAVIDNPKPGVSAALKRIPRPGTPARPESAPCKVTVKHTSIGPTQILALSDSPITHTEGSRTVVKPQALVLKREDHSLSTDASTAAAGSRTSDQALLRQITGNPHAIPANSGAHEASVMSDLKSTIWEEGQLDELRKQAFAQQIPAEHKQAPTDQLSIIAPPPEASGQLTLTQEMVDFAGSQPNMDYFPFNDDDMTQDSIVEELVQMEEQMKLKGLFGSCVDVSLQGQSASGQSSMLNAHQAGTTFFHSAHSSTTPVQTPTPTPTPTPTPTPTSEMMLGHSMTRESPCSRMATITPVDGAMGRHTPISTPLSNCSSSVPPSPVECRNPFAFTPINSSITGYHDASIVSSSPVKPMQRPMATHPDKAKLEWINNRYNSNSAGPLPNHSIGILPSYQDLVDDQFRKPHAFAIPGQSFQAQTRQDGAHFGRLTPISPVQQQQQQQQQLVTGVTTPTKQESFAVPAPLDNKASTSSASSTFRCRSVSPLVRQRNFSGNTNPLTATTNTTTTTRAVVSPFNSPITSEVLSILSNSQTVGSVHSMVQRSQSVPLNIMMQSEMMPVQGQSNTAKITNVLLSKMDADGDDSVRGLGINNLPSNYTARMNLTQILETTPGFAGGTSHQTQLPVSSSPAAFELQQHGYLTTGTGEQVSFSAGDSQAQAGPGEQDQQQQENPAQTQPQLLLQSTQQQEAEDEQQQLDFNNTVKDLLGDDGLNPSSQLVGQVASELNAVASDFSNDIRLTSDLSSSITDLNTLDTNLLFDPNQQQEQYEDSTLEELKNDPLFQQICSDTVNSGFDWLESKDQPTTVEMLG, encoded by the exons CAAATCTGTACAATCAAAAGTGGACAGCATATTG cAAGATGTTGAGAAGTTTACAGACATCGAAAAACTCTACCTCTACCTGAAGTTGCCTTCTGGTCCCAGCAGTGGCAATGACAAAA GGACTGAGAATGAGAGGGGGTCCTCCACTCCTGGATTATG TGATCAGAGTTCCATGTCGTCAAGCCGTACTCAACAGATGTACGCGTTCAACTGGATACGGAATCACCTAGAAGAGCACCCAGAGACTTCCCTCCCAAAGCAAGAGGTGTATGATGAATACAA GAGCTATTGTGACAATCTTGGCTACAATCCACTGAGTGCAGCAGACTTTGGAAAGATCATGAAGAATGTCTTTCCTAACATGAAGGCACGTCGACTGGGCATGAGGGGCAAATCCAA ATACTGTTATAGCGGGTTAAGGAAGAAAGCTTTTGTTCACATGCCGTCCTTACCCAACCTGGATCTGCAGAAATCTGGTGATGGG TGTGAGCTGATGGAGTCGACGGGCCAGTCCCCGAGCGCTGAGGATGAGATGAGATCTGCAGCCTGTGGACTGGTGTGTGAGTGGGCCCAAAAGGTCCTGAGTCGTCAGTTTGACAACGTGGAGGACCTGGCCCGCTTCCTGCTCAATAGCCACTACATTGGTACTAAGTCCATGGCTGCACTCACTGTTATGACGGGAACACCCACAG GAATGAAGACGCCAACTCCAGCCTCTGCGTTTGTGCCAACAGCTGAGGCCAACTCGTTCCAGCCCCAGGTGAAGACCCTGCCCTCTCCCTCTGTCGATGCAAAGCAGCAACTGCAGCGTAAGATCCAGAagaagcagcaggagcagaagctCCACTCCCCCTTGCCCAGCGAGGCACAGGTCAAGAGAACGGAGGTCAGCACCCCCGGTCCCACCATCCCCTGTGGTAGCCCTGCTATGCTCTCCTCTCAGCCCACCATAGGCATCGTGGTAGCAGCTGTCCCCAGCCCAGTCACG GTACAGAGAGGCAGGCAGTTGATGACCTCACCCAGCCCTGTGGGGACAGCAGAGGGGAAAGTGATGCCTGTGAACTTCCAAGTGGTCACTCAGTCTCTTAAACAGTCTCCCAAACATCCCCAGAATATCTCCGCTAGTCCTGTGGGTGACCGGATGGCACGACACGGTACGCGGTACGCACAAATCCTGCCCAAGCCCTCTGCCACCAGTGCCATCACGCTGCGCTCGCCCCCCACCCTGCTCATCACCAACAGCCCCATAAAAACTGTGATGCCAACCCCCCACGTCAGCTCGGTCAACGTGGTGAAGATGACGGCCATTGCTCTGGCtcccagcagcaccagcacaaCCGTGCGTCCCGCCTCGGCGGGTGTGAACACCATAGCTACTTTGGACGATTCCCAGCAGCCGCACTCGTTTGCCCCTCAGTCTTCTGCAATCAGACCAATCTGCACCCCGGTCCTCTTCACTGACGCCAGAGCAATGTCTGAAGCTGGACATGACAGTAACTCCGCCCATGGCACAGACAGAACTGCTGTTGGGGCCAAAGAGGAGAGAATGGCTAAGTTCAGGGCTGCCAGCGAGCCAAGCTTCCTGATCAAGTGTTCTCCCGGACCAGACAGGGGGGCAAGGATAAAATGTGACCCCACATCCCATTTCACTTCGGTAGCTGGGACTCAGGACAGCAATAACAGTAACTGCCATGACGGTACTTTGTACTTGACTGTTGATAATCAGAACTCCAATGGCAACACATCATCCAATGGCTCCTCCGCTGTTACTTCAACATCGAAGGATCCCTGCCTAGACGCCAAGAGCCCCAGGAAGCGCACAGGCCCGGGCGGGGAATCCCATGTGATTCCTGTGAAGAGGGTGTTTATCTCCCAGCAGCCACTGGCTGTAATCGACAATCCCAAACCTGGAGTCAGTGCTGCATTGAAGAGGATCCCCAGACCGGGAACCCCCGCCAGACCAGAGAGTGCCCCCTGCAAAGTGACTGTGAAACACACCTCCATAGGGCCCACACAGATCCTCGCACTCTCCGACTCGCCCATCACACACACCGAGGGCTCCCGGACTGTTGTCAAACCCCAGGCCTTGGTGTTGAAACGCGAAGACCATTCTCTCAGCACTGATGCCAGCACCGCAGCGGCTGGAAGCAGGACGTCGGATCAGGCGTTGCTGCGGCAGATCACCGGGAACCCTCACGCCATACCAGCCAACTCAGGAGCACACGAAGCCTCTGTGATGAGCGATTTAAAGAGCACAATATGGGAGGAGGGGCAGCTTGACGAGCTTCGGAAGCAGGCATTTGCACAGCAGATACCAGCAGAACACAAACAAGCCCCCACTGACCAACTTTCCATTATAGCTCCACCCCCCGAGGCCTCGGGCCAGCTCACCCTCACGCAGGAGATGGTCGACTTTGCAGGTTCCCAGCCCAACATGGACTACTTCCCGTTCAATGATGACGACATGACCCAGGACAGCATCGTGGAGGAGCTGGTCCAAATGGAGGAGCAGATGAAGCTGAAGGGTCTGTTTGGTAGCTGCGTCGACGTGTCTTTACAAGGCCAGTCAGCCAGCGGTCAAAGCTCCATGCTAAACGCTCACCAGGCCGGCACTACTTTCTTCCACTCTGCCCACAGCAGCACCACTCCTGTCCAAACCCCCACTCCGACGCCGACTCCAACTCCGACGCCCACCCCCACCTCCGAGATGATGCTCGGGCACAGCATGACGAGGGAGAGCCCCTGCTCCCGCATGGCTACCATCACCCCTGTGGACGGAGCCATGGGTCGCCACACCCCCATCAGCACGCCACTGTCcaactgcagcagcagcgtaCCCCCGAGCCCAGTGGAGTGCAGGAACCCTTTTGCGTTCACTCCTATTAACTCAAGCATCACAGGTTACCATGACGCCAGTATTGTCTCCAGCAGCCCCGTTAAGCCCATGCAGCGGCCGATGGCGACGCACCCTGACAAGGCCAAACTGGAGTGGATCAACAACCGCTACAACAGCAACTCTGCAGGTCCTTTGCCCAACCACAGCATTGGCATTCTGCCCAGCTACCAAGACCTGGTTGATGACCAGTTTCGTAAGCCACACGCCTTTGCAATTCCCGGCCAGTCATTTCAGGCTCAGACGAGACAGGATGGTGCTCACTTTGGCCGTTTGACCCCCATTTCCCCagtgcagcaacaacaacaacaacaacaacagctggtAACAGGTGTAACCACTCCCACTAAACAGGAGAGTTTTGCTGTGCCTGCACCGTTAGACAACAAGGCGTCAACCTCATCTGCGTCCAGTACTTTCCGTTGCCGCAGTGTCAGCCCCTTAGTGCGCCAGAGAAACTTCAGCGGCAACACCAACCCTCTGACcgccaccaccaacaccaccaccaccacccgaGCCGTCGTTTCACCCTTCAACTCCCCCATCACCTCCGAGGTGCTCAGCATCCTGTCCAACAGCCAGACGGTCGGCTCCGTCCACAGCATGGTCCAGCGTAGCCAGTCGGTGCCCCTGAACATCATGATGCAGAGCGAGATGATGCCCGTGCAGGGTCAGAGCAACACCGCCAAAATCACCAACGTTCTCCTCAGCAAGATGGACGCTGACGGGGACGATTCTGTCCGTGGCCTGGGTATAAACAACCTCCCCTCTAACTACACGGCCCGCATGAACCTCACGCAGATCCTGGAGACCACTCCTGGCTTCGCCGGGGGGACGTCTCACCAGACTCAGCTGCCTGTTAGCTCCAGCCCTGCTGCCTTTGAGCTCCAGCAGCACGGCTACCTCACCACCGGCACTGGAGAACAGGTGAGTTTCTCTGCTGGGGACAGCCAAGCACAAGCGGGTCCGGGTGAGCaagaccagcagcagcaggagaatcCTGCGCAGACACAAccacagctcctcctccagagcacacagcagcaggaggcGGAGGACGAGCAGCAACAGCTGGATTTCAACAACACTGTCAAGGACTTGCTGGGGGATGACGGCCTCAACCCCAGCTCCCAGTTGGTGGGTCAGGTAGCGTCCGAGCTCAACGCTGTGGCGTCTGACTTCTCAAACGACATCAGACTGACCTCAGATCTGTCCAGTAGCATCACTGACCTTAACACGTTGGACACCAACCTGCTGTTTGATCCCAATCAACAGCAGGAACAATATGAAGACTCGACACTGGAAGAACTGAAGAACGACCCGCTTTTTCAGCAGATATGCAGTGATACTGTGAACTCTGGTTTTGACTGGCTAGAAAGCAAAGACCAGCCTACTACAGTAGAGATGCTGGGCTAA
- the rfx7b gene encoding DNA-binding protein RFX7 isoform X2 — protein MAEDQQQPGLKPAASGLGSLPALVPGLQGPEANALQFKIKNSICKSVQSKVDSILQDVEKFTDIEKLYLYLKLPSGPSSGNDKRTENERGSSTPGLCDQSSMSSSRTQQMYAFNWIRNHLEEHPETSLPKQEVYDEYKSYCDNLGYNPLSAADFGKIMKNVFPNMKARRLGMRGKSKYCYSGLRKKAFVHMPSLPNLDLQKSGDGCELMESTGQSPSAEDEMRSAACGLVCEWAQKVLSRQFDNVEDLARFLLNSHYIGTKSMAALTVMTGTPTGMKTPTPASAFVPTAEANSFQPQVKTLPSPSVDAKQQLQRKIQKKQQEQKLHSPLPSEAQVKRTEVQRGRQLMTSPSPVGTAEGKVMPVNFQVVTQSLKQSPKHPQNISASPVGDRMARHGTRYAQILPKPSATSAITLRSPPTLLITNSPIKTVMPTPHVSSVNVVKMTAIALAPSSTSTTVRPASAGVNTIATLDDSQQPHSFAPQSSAIRPICTPVLFTDARAMSEAGHDSNSAHGTDRTAVGAKEERMAKFRAASEPSFLIKCSPGPDRGARIKCDPTSHFTSVAGTQDSNNSNCHDGTLYLTVDNQNSNGNTSSNGSSAVTSTSKDPCLDAKSPRKRTGPGGESHVIPVKRVFISQQPLAVIDNPKPGVSAALKRIPRPGTPARPESAPCKVTVKHTSIGPTQILALSDSPITHTEGSRTVVKPQALVLKREDHSLSTDASTAAAGSRTSDQALLRQITGNPHAIPANSGAHEASVMSDLKSTIWEEGQLDELRKQAFAQQIPAEHKQAPTDQLSIIAPPPEASGQLTLTQEMVDFAGSQPNMDYFPFNDDDMTQDSIVEELVQMEEQMKLKGLFGSCVDVSLQGQSASGQSSMLNAHQAGTTFFHSAHSSTTPVQTPTPTPTPTPTPTPTSEMMLGHSMTRESPCSRMATITPVDGAMGRHTPISTPLSNCSSSVPPSPVECRNPFAFTPINSSITGYHDASIVSSSPVKPMQRPMATHPDKAKLEWINNRYNSNSAGPLPNHSIGILPSYQDLVDDQFRKPHAFAIPGQSFQAQTRQDGAHFGRLTPISPVQQQQQQQQQLVTGVTTPTKQESFAVPAPLDNKASTSSASSTFRCRSVSPLVRQRNFSGNTNPLTATTNTTTTTRAVVSPFNSPITSEVLSILSNSQTVGSVHSMVQRSQSVPLNIMMQSEMMPVQGQSNTAKITNVLLSKMDADGDDSVRGLGINNLPSNYTARMNLTQILETTPGFAGGTSHQTQLPVSSSPAAFELQQHGYLTTGTGEQVSFSAGDSQAQAGPGEQDQQQQENPAQTQPQLLLQSTQQQEAEDEQQQLDFNNTVKDLLGDDGLNPSSQLVGQVASELNAVASDFSNDIRLTSDLSSSITDLNTLDTNLLFDPNQQQEQYEDSTLEELKNDPLFQQICSDTVNSGFDWLESKDQPTTVEMLG, from the exons CAAATCTGTACAATCAAAAGTGGACAGCATATTG cAAGATGTTGAGAAGTTTACAGACATCGAAAAACTCTACCTCTACCTGAAGTTGCCTTCTGGTCCCAGCAGTGGCAATGACAAAA GGACTGAGAATGAGAGGGGGTCCTCCACTCCTGGATTATG TGATCAGAGTTCCATGTCGTCAAGCCGTACTCAACAGATGTACGCGTTCAACTGGATACGGAATCACCTAGAAGAGCACCCAGAGACTTCCCTCCCAAAGCAAGAGGTGTATGATGAATACAA GAGCTATTGTGACAATCTTGGCTACAATCCACTGAGTGCAGCAGACTTTGGAAAGATCATGAAGAATGTCTTTCCTAACATGAAGGCACGTCGACTGGGCATGAGGGGCAAATCCAA ATACTGTTATAGCGGGTTAAGGAAGAAAGCTTTTGTTCACATGCCGTCCTTACCCAACCTGGATCTGCAGAAATCTGGTGATGGG TGTGAGCTGATGGAGTCGACGGGCCAGTCCCCGAGCGCTGAGGATGAGATGAGATCTGCAGCCTGTGGACTGGTGTGTGAGTGGGCCCAAAAGGTCCTGAGTCGTCAGTTTGACAACGTGGAGGACCTGGCCCGCTTCCTGCTCAATAGCCACTACATTGGTACTAAGTCCATGGCTGCACTCACTGTTATGACGGGAACACCCACAG GAATGAAGACGCCAACTCCAGCCTCTGCGTTTGTGCCAACAGCTGAGGCCAACTCGTTCCAGCCCCAGGTGAAGACCCTGCCCTCTCCCTCTGTCGATGCAAAGCAGCAACTGCAGCGTAAGATCCAGAagaagcagcaggagcagaagctCCACTCCCCCTTGCCCAGCGAGGCACAGGTCAAGAGAACGGAG GTACAGAGAGGCAGGCAGTTGATGACCTCACCCAGCCCTGTGGGGACAGCAGAGGGGAAAGTGATGCCTGTGAACTTCCAAGTGGTCACTCAGTCTCTTAAACAGTCTCCCAAACATCCCCAGAATATCTCCGCTAGTCCTGTGGGTGACCGGATGGCACGACACGGTACGCGGTACGCACAAATCCTGCCCAAGCCCTCTGCCACCAGTGCCATCACGCTGCGCTCGCCCCCCACCCTGCTCATCACCAACAGCCCCATAAAAACTGTGATGCCAACCCCCCACGTCAGCTCGGTCAACGTGGTGAAGATGACGGCCATTGCTCTGGCtcccagcagcaccagcacaaCCGTGCGTCCCGCCTCGGCGGGTGTGAACACCATAGCTACTTTGGACGATTCCCAGCAGCCGCACTCGTTTGCCCCTCAGTCTTCTGCAATCAGACCAATCTGCACCCCGGTCCTCTTCACTGACGCCAGAGCAATGTCTGAAGCTGGACATGACAGTAACTCCGCCCATGGCACAGACAGAACTGCTGTTGGGGCCAAAGAGGAGAGAATGGCTAAGTTCAGGGCTGCCAGCGAGCCAAGCTTCCTGATCAAGTGTTCTCCCGGACCAGACAGGGGGGCAAGGATAAAATGTGACCCCACATCCCATTTCACTTCGGTAGCTGGGACTCAGGACAGCAATAACAGTAACTGCCATGACGGTACTTTGTACTTGACTGTTGATAATCAGAACTCCAATGGCAACACATCATCCAATGGCTCCTCCGCTGTTACTTCAACATCGAAGGATCCCTGCCTAGACGCCAAGAGCCCCAGGAAGCGCACAGGCCCGGGCGGGGAATCCCATGTGATTCCTGTGAAGAGGGTGTTTATCTCCCAGCAGCCACTGGCTGTAATCGACAATCCCAAACCTGGAGTCAGTGCTGCATTGAAGAGGATCCCCAGACCGGGAACCCCCGCCAGACCAGAGAGTGCCCCCTGCAAAGTGACTGTGAAACACACCTCCATAGGGCCCACACAGATCCTCGCACTCTCCGACTCGCCCATCACACACACCGAGGGCTCCCGGACTGTTGTCAAACCCCAGGCCTTGGTGTTGAAACGCGAAGACCATTCTCTCAGCACTGATGCCAGCACCGCAGCGGCTGGAAGCAGGACGTCGGATCAGGCGTTGCTGCGGCAGATCACCGGGAACCCTCACGCCATACCAGCCAACTCAGGAGCACACGAAGCCTCTGTGATGAGCGATTTAAAGAGCACAATATGGGAGGAGGGGCAGCTTGACGAGCTTCGGAAGCAGGCATTTGCACAGCAGATACCAGCAGAACACAAACAAGCCCCCACTGACCAACTTTCCATTATAGCTCCACCCCCCGAGGCCTCGGGCCAGCTCACCCTCACGCAGGAGATGGTCGACTTTGCAGGTTCCCAGCCCAACATGGACTACTTCCCGTTCAATGATGACGACATGACCCAGGACAGCATCGTGGAGGAGCTGGTCCAAATGGAGGAGCAGATGAAGCTGAAGGGTCTGTTTGGTAGCTGCGTCGACGTGTCTTTACAAGGCCAGTCAGCCAGCGGTCAAAGCTCCATGCTAAACGCTCACCAGGCCGGCACTACTTTCTTCCACTCTGCCCACAGCAGCACCACTCCTGTCCAAACCCCCACTCCGACGCCGACTCCAACTCCGACGCCCACCCCCACCTCCGAGATGATGCTCGGGCACAGCATGACGAGGGAGAGCCCCTGCTCCCGCATGGCTACCATCACCCCTGTGGACGGAGCCATGGGTCGCCACACCCCCATCAGCACGCCACTGTCcaactgcagcagcagcgtaCCCCCGAGCCCAGTGGAGTGCAGGAACCCTTTTGCGTTCACTCCTATTAACTCAAGCATCACAGGTTACCATGACGCCAGTATTGTCTCCAGCAGCCCCGTTAAGCCCATGCAGCGGCCGATGGCGACGCACCCTGACAAGGCCAAACTGGAGTGGATCAACAACCGCTACAACAGCAACTCTGCAGGTCCTTTGCCCAACCACAGCATTGGCATTCTGCCCAGCTACCAAGACCTGGTTGATGACCAGTTTCGTAAGCCACACGCCTTTGCAATTCCCGGCCAGTCATTTCAGGCTCAGACGAGACAGGATGGTGCTCACTTTGGCCGTTTGACCCCCATTTCCCCagtgcagcaacaacaacaacaacaacaacagctggtAACAGGTGTAACCACTCCCACTAAACAGGAGAGTTTTGCTGTGCCTGCACCGTTAGACAACAAGGCGTCAACCTCATCTGCGTCCAGTACTTTCCGTTGCCGCAGTGTCAGCCCCTTAGTGCGCCAGAGAAACTTCAGCGGCAACACCAACCCTCTGACcgccaccaccaacaccaccaccaccacccgaGCCGTCGTTTCACCCTTCAACTCCCCCATCACCTCCGAGGTGCTCAGCATCCTGTCCAACAGCCAGACGGTCGGCTCCGTCCACAGCATGGTCCAGCGTAGCCAGTCGGTGCCCCTGAACATCATGATGCAGAGCGAGATGATGCCCGTGCAGGGTCAGAGCAACACCGCCAAAATCACCAACGTTCTCCTCAGCAAGATGGACGCTGACGGGGACGATTCTGTCCGTGGCCTGGGTATAAACAACCTCCCCTCTAACTACACGGCCCGCATGAACCTCACGCAGATCCTGGAGACCACTCCTGGCTTCGCCGGGGGGACGTCTCACCAGACTCAGCTGCCTGTTAGCTCCAGCCCTGCTGCCTTTGAGCTCCAGCAGCACGGCTACCTCACCACCGGCACTGGAGAACAGGTGAGTTTCTCTGCTGGGGACAGCCAAGCACAAGCGGGTCCGGGTGAGCaagaccagcagcagcaggagaatcCTGCGCAGACACAAccacagctcctcctccagagcacacagcagcaggaggcGGAGGACGAGCAGCAACAGCTGGATTTCAACAACACTGTCAAGGACTTGCTGGGGGATGACGGCCTCAACCCCAGCTCCCAGTTGGTGGGTCAGGTAGCGTCCGAGCTCAACGCTGTGGCGTCTGACTTCTCAAACGACATCAGACTGACCTCAGATCTGTCCAGTAGCATCACTGACCTTAACACGTTGGACACCAACCTGCTGTTTGATCCCAATCAACAGCAGGAACAATATGAAGACTCGACACTGGAAGAACTGAAGAACGACCCGCTTTTTCAGCAGATATGCAGTGATACTGTGAACTCTGGTTTTGACTGGCTAGAAAGCAAAGACCAGCCTACTACAGTAGAGATGCTGGGCTAA